The Falco naumanni isolate bFalNau1 chromosome 1, bFalNau1.pat, whole genome shotgun sequence genome window below encodes:
- the SSTR2 gene encoding somatostatin receptor type 2, with protein MELEYELPNATAFWFSPASPFDNFSVEAPTNGSQNATGQHFDLTSNAILTFIYFVVCIIGLCGNTLVIYVILRYAKMKTITNIYILNLAIADELFMLGLPFLAMQVALVHWPFGKAICRIVMTVDGINQFTSIFCLTVMSVDRYLAVVHPIKSAKWRRPRTAKMINMAVWGVSLVVIMPIMIYAGVQHNHGRSSCTIIWPGESGAWYTGFIIYAFILGFLVPLTIICLCYLFIIIKVKSSGIRVGSSKRKKSEKKVTRMVSIVVAVFIFCWLPFYIFNVSSVSVLIVPTPVLKGMFDFVVVLSYANSCANPILYAFLSDNFKKSFQNVLCLVKVSGMDEADRSDSKQDKSRLNETTETQRTLLNGDLQTSI; from the coding sequence ATGGAGCTGGAATACGAGCTGCCCAATGCCACCGCATTCTGGTTCTCCCCGGCTTCCCCCTTTGACAACTTCTCCGTGGAGGCACCCACCAACGGGTCACAGAATGCCACAGGCCAGCACTTTGACCTGACCAGCAATGCCATCCTCACCTTCATCTACTTCGTGGTTTGCATCATAGGGCTGTGTGGCAACACGCTGGTGATATATGTCATCCTTCGTTATGCCAAGATGAAGACCATCACCAATATCTACATCCTCAACCTGGCCATTGCAGATGAGCTGTTCATGCTCGGTCTGCCCTTCCTGGCCATGCAGGTCGCCCTGGTACACTGGCCCTTTGGCAAAGCCATCTGCAGAATTGTCATGACGGTGGATGGCATCAACCAGTTCACCAGTATCTTCTGCTTGACGGTTATGAGTGTTGACCGGTACCTGGCTGTCGTCCACCCCATTAAATCCGCCAAGTGGAGGCGGCCCAGGACAGCCAAAATGATCAACATGGCCGTTTGGGGTGTCTCCCTGGTGGTAATCATGCCCATCATGATTTATGCTGGAGTGCAGCATAATCACGGCAGGAGTAGCTGCACCATCATCTGGCCAGGAGAGTCAGGCGCCTGGTACACAGGCTTCATCATCTATGCCTTCATCCTGGGCTTCCTGGTGCCTCTCACTATTATCTGCCTTTGCTACCTGTTCATCATTATCAAAGTGAAGTCCTCAGGCATCCGCGTGGGTTCctccaagaggaaaaaatctgaGAAGAAAGTTACCAGGATGGTCTCCATTGTGGTTGCCGTCTTCATCTTCTGCTGGCTCCCCTTCTACATCTTTAACGTCTCCTCGGTCTCCGTCCTGATCGTGCCCACACCCGTCCTCAAGGGCATGTTCGACTTTGTGGTGGTCCTCAGTTACGCCAACAGCTGCGCCAACCCCATCCTTTATGCCTTCTTGTCTGACAACTTCAAGAAGAGCTTTCAGAATGTCCTCTGCCTGGTGAAGGTCAGCGGCATGGATGAGGCGGACCGGAGCGACAGCAAGCAGGACAAATCCAGGCTCAATGAGACCACAGAAACCCAAAGGACCCTGCTCAATGGTGACCTGCAGACAAGCATCTGA
- the COG1 gene encoding conserved oligomeric Golgi complex subunit 1 isoform X2, producing MAAATSAPAASRAGPAMAARGTEADALFEAHTAAELRAVERRLRAGIEQKREELRQMVGERYRDLIEAADTIAEMRLSAERLLGAVRGLQRGGAARPGPAAPAPPPARESFYRAAAQLKLLLDVPERVWGAVEAGRYLPAARLHLLGAHLRRQLQLDAPRARGSPVLSRFPILLRQVATAGHLRTTILQESKSLLKNQTVSDQAVAEALCAIMLLEDSSPRQALADFLLARKLAIQQLLNQPHHGAGIKAQVCSLMELLTTTLYQAHALFYTLPEGMLPDPALPCGLLFSTLESTTGQHPAERGGVLEEEVKLSSWFRYLPNSVVEFQPALRTLAHPISQDYLRDTLQKWIAMCSDDVRAGVSNLLVYVKSMKGLAGIRDAVWELLTSESISQNWEAVCRRLLDEPASFWEDLLQKLFLDRLETLTKEGFDSISSSSKQLLTLALQELDVKSSTSALSKHIQFEHNVALFLWSESSSDLPSDAAWVNVANRGQFVKSGLSMKAQALTPCVQSFCSALDSKLKARLDDLLSYLPTDSSAAKEAAPTVQPHSAFDRYADAGTVEGLLRDHCITCIHQILGCVREELQSAQSLLGGQAGAPSDARLNAVLFMARLCQSLTELCPHLKQCILGQSGSTDVALKETRSTKKLGKGKAQEVTPVQAKWQGVKAELLQQSLFAYQIWSSAVTKGLVQCFTHTLLLGTAGSVLATATNWDEIEIQEETESGNSVTSKIRLPVQPSWYVQCLLFNLCQEVNRVGGHTLPKVTLQELLRTCMAEVLAAYEKLMEEKQEKKAGTFPVTQNRALQLLYDLRYLSIILMAKSEEAKTSRIKHDSRIEKVTDFLEGHIDPFDLDVFTPHFNSNLNRLVQRTSVLFGLLTGTENQYTSRSGALSSQELHNILPLASSQIRFGLLPLSMSSSRKSKSATRSTERVQVPPPALTQAEDEVSRPGSLFRQLVTEEEDTAAPSLFKLGWLSGMTK from the exons ATGGCGGCGGCCACATCGGCGCCGGCCGCGtcgcgggccgggccggccaTGGCGGCGCGGGGCACGGAGGCCGACGCGCTGTTCGAGGCGCACACGGCGGCCGAGCTGCGGGCGGTGGAGCGGCGGCTGCGGGCCGGCATCGAGCAGAAGCGGGAGGAGCTGCGGCAGATGGTGGGCGAGCGCTACCGCGACCTTATCGAAGCGGCCGACACCATCGCCGAGATGCGCCTCAGCGCCGAGCGCCTGCTGGGCGCCGTGCGGGGCCTGcagcggggcggcgcggcgcggcccggccccgcggcgccg gccccgccgccggctcgGGAGAGCTTCTACCGGGCGGCGGCgcagctgaagctgctgctggacgTGCCCGAGAGGGTGTGGGGGGCCGTGGAGGCCGGCCGGTacctgcccgccgcccgcctgcACCTGCTGGGCGCCCACCTCCGCCGCCAGCTGCAGCTCGACGCGCCCCGGGCCCGCGGCAGCCCGGTGCTGTCCCgcttccccatcctgctgcgGCAGGTGGCCACGGCCGGCCACCTCAG AACCACCATCCTGCAGGAGAGCAAGTCCCTGCTGAAGAACCAGACCGTGTCGGACCAGGCGGTGGCAGAAGCCCTGTGTGCCATCATGCTTCTGGAGGACAGCTCTCCGCGCCAGGCCCTTGCCGACTTCCTTCTGGCCAGGAAGCTGGCCATCCAGCAGCTTCTCAACCAGCCGCACCACG GTGCAGGTATAAAAGCTCAGGTGTGTTCGCTGATGGAGCTGCTAACAACTACCCTGTACCAGGCTCATGCTCTCTTCTACACCCTGCCTGAAGGGATGCTGCCAGatccagccctgccctgtggcTTGCTCTTCTCGACCCTGGAGAGCACCACaggccagcacccagcag AAAGAGGTGGGGttctggaggaggaggtgaagcTGAGCAGCTGGTTCAGGTACCTCCCCAACTCTGTGGTGGAGTTCCAGCCAGCCCTGCGGACCTTGGCACACCCCATCAGCCAGGACTATCTCAGAGACACGCTGCAGAAGTGGATTGCCAT GTGCAGCGATGACGTCAGGGCCGGGGTCAGCAACCTGCTCGTCTATGTGAAGAGCATGAAGGGCCTCGCTGGGATTCGCGATGCAGTGTGGGAGCTGCTCACGAGCGAGTCCATCAGCCAGAACTGGGAGGCAGTGTGCCGTCGCCTTTTGGACGAGCCTGCGTCCTTCTGGGAGGAcctgctgcagaagctgttcCTGGACAGGCTAGAG ACCCTGACCAAAGAAGGGTTTGACTCCATCTCGAGCAGCTCCAAACAGCTGCTCACCTTAGCCTTGCAGGAACTTGATGTCAAatccagcacctctgccctgAGCAAGCACATCCAGTTTGAACACAATGTGGCCCTGTTCCTGTGGTCGGAGAGCTCCAGCGACCTGCCTTCTGATGCTGCATGGGTCAACGTGGCAAACCGCGGCCAGTTTGTCAAGAGTGGCCTGTCCATGAAGGCCCAGGCACTCACGCCATGTGTGCAGAGCTTCTGCTCGGCTCTGGACTCAAAGCtgaaggccaggttggatgaCCTCCTGTCCTACCTTCCCACGGACTCCTCAGCTGCCAAGGAGGCTGCTCCCACAGTGCAGCCACACTCTGCCTTTGACCGCTACGCTGATGCTGGCACGGTGGAGGGGCTGCTCCGTGACCACTGCATCACCTGCATCCATCAGATACTGGGCTGCGTGCGTGAAGAGCTGCAGAGTGCTCAGAGCCtgctgggggggcaggcaggtgctcccAGCGATGCCAGACTCAATGCTGTCCTCTTCATGGCGAGACTCTGCCAGTCCCTGACGGAGCTCTGCCCTCATCTGAAGCAGTGTATCCTGGGCCAGTCGGGCAGCACAGACGTGGCGCTGAAGGAAACGCGCTCCACCaagaagctggggaaggggaaagccCAAGAAGTGACCCCTGTGCAGGCCAAGTGGCAGGGGGTGAAggcagagctcctgcagcagagccttTTTGCTTACCAGATCTGGAGCTCAGCTGTCACCAAA GGTCTGGTTCAGTGCTTTACCCACACGTTGCTGCTAGGCACAGCTGGCTCTGTCTTGGCCACAGCCACCAACTGGGATGAAATTGAAATTCAGGAGGAGACTGAGTCTGGAAACAGCGTAACGTCAAAGATCCGGCTGCCTGTGCAG CCATCCTGGTACGTCCAATGCCTCCTCTTCAACCTGTGCCAAGAGGTGAACCGGGTTGGTGGTCACACACTTCCAAAAGTCACCTTGCAGGAGTTGCTGAGGACCTGCATGGCAGAAGTGCTTGCTGCCTATGAAAAGCTTATggaagagaagcaggagaag aaagcaggcaccttccctgtgacgCAGAACAGAGCTCTGCAGTTACTCTATGATCTGCGGTACCTGAGTATCATCTTGATGGCAAAGAGCGAGGAAGCAAAAACCAGCAGGATCAAGCATGACTCCAG GATTGAGAAGGTGACCGACTTTCTGGAGGGACACATAGATCCATTTGACTTGGACGTTTTCACTCCACACTTTAACAGCAACCTTAACCGCCTGGTTCAGCGAACCTCT GTTCTCTTCGGCTTGCTGACCGGGACAGAGAACCAGTACACAAGCAGGAGCGGCGCTCTGAGCTCCCAGGAGCTCCACAACATCTTGCCGTTAGCATCCAGCCAGATCAG ATTTGGACTTCTGCCGCTGAGTATGTCGAGCTCACGAAAGAGCAAGTCTGCTACCAGGAGCACAGAAAGAGTTCAG GTTCCACCTCCTGCTCTCACACAAGCAGAAGATGAAGTATCACGCCCTGGCTCTTTATTCAGGCAGCTTGTAACAGAGGAGGAAGACACAGCTGCACCTTCTCTTTTCAAGCTGGGATGGCTTTCTGGTATGACCAAGtga
- the COG1 gene encoding conserved oligomeric Golgi complex subunit 1 isoform X3, which yields MAAATSAPAASRAGPAMAARGTEADALFEAHTAAELRAVERRLRAGIEQKREELRQMVGERYRDLIEAADTIAEMRLSAERLLGAVRGLQRGGAARPGPAAPVRWGRGAAAGRGAAPEPPSSPPPLQAPPPARESFYRAAAQLKLLLDVPERVWGAVEAGRYLPAARLHLLGAHLRRQLQLDAPRARGSPVLSRFPILLRQVATAGHLRTTILQESKSLLKNQTVSDQAVAEALCAIMLLEDSSPRQALADFLLARKLAIQQLLNQPHHGAGIKAQVCSLMELLTTTLYQAHALFYTLPEGMLPDPALPCGLLFSTLESTTGQHPAERGGVLEEEVKLSSWFRYLPNSVVEFQPALRTLAHPISQDYLRDTLQKWIAMCSDDVRAGVSNLLVYVKSMKGLAGIRDAVWELLTSESISQNWEAVCRRLLDEPASFWEDLLQKLFLDRLETLTKEGFDSISSSSKQLLTLALQELDVKSSTSALSKHIQFEHNVALFLWSESSSDLPSDAAWVNVANRGQFVKSGLSMKAQALTPCVQSFCSALDSKLKARLDDLLSYLPTDSSAAKEAAPTVQPHSAFDRYADAGTVEGLLRDHCITCIHQILGCVREELQSAQSLLGGQAGAPSDARLNAVLFMARLCQSLTELCPHLKQCILGQSGSTDVALKETRSTKKLGKGKAQEVTPVQAKWQGVKAELLQQSLFAYQIWSSAVTKGLVQCFTHTLLLGTAGSVLATATNWDEIEIQEETESGNSVTSKIRLPVQPSWYVQCLLFNLCQEVNRVGGHTLPKVTLQELLRTCMAEVLAAYEKLMEEKQEKKAGTFPVTQNRALQLLYDLRYLSIILMAKSEEAKTSRIKHDSRIEKVTDFLEGHIDPFDLDVFTPHFNSNLNRLVQRTSVLFGLLTGTENQYTSRSGALSSQELHNILPLASSQIRFGLLPLSMSSSRKSKSATRSTERVQCDADL from the exons ATGGCGGCGGCCACATCGGCGCCGGCCGCGtcgcgggccgggccggccaTGGCGGCGCGGGGCACGGAGGCCGACGCGCTGTTCGAGGCGCACACGGCGGCCGAGCTGCGGGCGGTGGAGCGGCGGCTGCGGGCCGGCATCGAGCAGAAGCGGGAGGAGCTGCGGCAGATGGTGGGCGAGCGCTACCGCGACCTTATCGAAGCGGCCGACACCATCGCCGAGATGCGCCTCAGCGCCGAGCGCCTGCTGGGCGCCGTGCGGGGCCTGcagcggggcggcgcggcgcggcccggccccgcggcgccggTGAGGTGGGGGCGAGGagctgcggcggggcggggggcggccccggaGCCCCCCtcatcccctcctcccctccaggccccgccgccggctcgGGAGAGCTTCTACCGGGCGGCGGCgcagctgaagctgctgctggacgTGCCCGAGAGGGTGTGGGGGGCCGTGGAGGCCGGCCGGTacctgcccgccgcccgcctgcACCTGCTGGGCGCCCACCTCCGCCGCCAGCTGCAGCTCGACGCGCCCCGGGCCCGCGGCAGCCCGGTGCTGTCCCgcttccccatcctgctgcgGCAGGTGGCCACGGCCGGCCACCTCAG AACCACCATCCTGCAGGAGAGCAAGTCCCTGCTGAAGAACCAGACCGTGTCGGACCAGGCGGTGGCAGAAGCCCTGTGTGCCATCATGCTTCTGGAGGACAGCTCTCCGCGCCAGGCCCTTGCCGACTTCCTTCTGGCCAGGAAGCTGGCCATCCAGCAGCTTCTCAACCAGCCGCACCACG GTGCAGGTATAAAAGCTCAGGTGTGTTCGCTGATGGAGCTGCTAACAACTACCCTGTACCAGGCTCATGCTCTCTTCTACACCCTGCCTGAAGGGATGCTGCCAGatccagccctgccctgtggcTTGCTCTTCTCGACCCTGGAGAGCACCACaggccagcacccagcag AAAGAGGTGGGGttctggaggaggaggtgaagcTGAGCAGCTGGTTCAGGTACCTCCCCAACTCTGTGGTGGAGTTCCAGCCAGCCCTGCGGACCTTGGCACACCCCATCAGCCAGGACTATCTCAGAGACACGCTGCAGAAGTGGATTGCCAT GTGCAGCGATGACGTCAGGGCCGGGGTCAGCAACCTGCTCGTCTATGTGAAGAGCATGAAGGGCCTCGCTGGGATTCGCGATGCAGTGTGGGAGCTGCTCACGAGCGAGTCCATCAGCCAGAACTGGGAGGCAGTGTGCCGTCGCCTTTTGGACGAGCCTGCGTCCTTCTGGGAGGAcctgctgcagaagctgttcCTGGACAGGCTAGAG ACCCTGACCAAAGAAGGGTTTGACTCCATCTCGAGCAGCTCCAAACAGCTGCTCACCTTAGCCTTGCAGGAACTTGATGTCAAatccagcacctctgccctgAGCAAGCACATCCAGTTTGAACACAATGTGGCCCTGTTCCTGTGGTCGGAGAGCTCCAGCGACCTGCCTTCTGATGCTGCATGGGTCAACGTGGCAAACCGCGGCCAGTTTGTCAAGAGTGGCCTGTCCATGAAGGCCCAGGCACTCACGCCATGTGTGCAGAGCTTCTGCTCGGCTCTGGACTCAAAGCtgaaggccaggttggatgaCCTCCTGTCCTACCTTCCCACGGACTCCTCAGCTGCCAAGGAGGCTGCTCCCACAGTGCAGCCACACTCTGCCTTTGACCGCTACGCTGATGCTGGCACGGTGGAGGGGCTGCTCCGTGACCACTGCATCACCTGCATCCATCAGATACTGGGCTGCGTGCGTGAAGAGCTGCAGAGTGCTCAGAGCCtgctgggggggcaggcaggtgctcccAGCGATGCCAGACTCAATGCTGTCCTCTTCATGGCGAGACTCTGCCAGTCCCTGACGGAGCTCTGCCCTCATCTGAAGCAGTGTATCCTGGGCCAGTCGGGCAGCACAGACGTGGCGCTGAAGGAAACGCGCTCCACCaagaagctggggaaggggaaagccCAAGAAGTGACCCCTGTGCAGGCCAAGTGGCAGGGGGTGAAggcagagctcctgcagcagagccttTTTGCTTACCAGATCTGGAGCTCAGCTGTCACCAAA GGTCTGGTTCAGTGCTTTACCCACACGTTGCTGCTAGGCACAGCTGGCTCTGTCTTGGCCACAGCCACCAACTGGGATGAAATTGAAATTCAGGAGGAGACTGAGTCTGGAAACAGCGTAACGTCAAAGATCCGGCTGCCTGTGCAG CCATCCTGGTACGTCCAATGCCTCCTCTTCAACCTGTGCCAAGAGGTGAACCGGGTTGGTGGTCACACACTTCCAAAAGTCACCTTGCAGGAGTTGCTGAGGACCTGCATGGCAGAAGTGCTTGCTGCCTATGAAAAGCTTATggaagagaagcaggagaag aaagcaggcaccttccctgtgacgCAGAACAGAGCTCTGCAGTTACTCTATGATCTGCGGTACCTGAGTATCATCTTGATGGCAAAGAGCGAGGAAGCAAAAACCAGCAGGATCAAGCATGACTCCAG GATTGAGAAGGTGACCGACTTTCTGGAGGGACACATAGATCCATTTGACTTGGACGTTTTCACTCCACACTTTAACAGCAACCTTAACCGCCTGGTTCAGCGAACCTCT GTTCTCTTCGGCTTGCTGACCGGGACAGAGAACCAGTACACAAGCAGGAGCGGCGCTCTGAGCTCCCAGGAGCTCCACAACATCTTGCCGTTAGCATCCAGCCAGATCAG ATTTGGACTTCTGCCGCTGAGTATGTCGAGCTCACGAAAGAGCAAGTCTGCTACCAGGAGCACAGAAAGAGTTCAG TGTGATGCTGACCTTTAA
- the COG1 gene encoding conserved oligomeric Golgi complex subunit 1 isoform X1, producing MAAATSAPAASRAGPAMAARGTEADALFEAHTAAELRAVERRLRAGIEQKREELRQMVGERYRDLIEAADTIAEMRLSAERLLGAVRGLQRGGAARPGPAAPVRWGRGAAAGRGAAPEPPSSPPPLQAPPPARESFYRAAAQLKLLLDVPERVWGAVEAGRYLPAARLHLLGAHLRRQLQLDAPRARGSPVLSRFPILLRQVATAGHLRTTILQESKSLLKNQTVSDQAVAEALCAIMLLEDSSPRQALADFLLARKLAIQQLLNQPHHGAGIKAQVCSLMELLTTTLYQAHALFYTLPEGMLPDPALPCGLLFSTLESTTGQHPAERGGVLEEEVKLSSWFRYLPNSVVEFQPALRTLAHPISQDYLRDTLQKWIAMCSDDVRAGVSNLLVYVKSMKGLAGIRDAVWELLTSESISQNWEAVCRRLLDEPASFWEDLLQKLFLDRLETLTKEGFDSISSSSKQLLTLALQELDVKSSTSALSKHIQFEHNVALFLWSESSSDLPSDAAWVNVANRGQFVKSGLSMKAQALTPCVQSFCSALDSKLKARLDDLLSYLPTDSSAAKEAAPTVQPHSAFDRYADAGTVEGLLRDHCITCIHQILGCVREELQSAQSLLGGQAGAPSDARLNAVLFMARLCQSLTELCPHLKQCILGQSGSTDVALKETRSTKKLGKGKAQEVTPVQAKWQGVKAELLQQSLFAYQIWSSAVTKGLVQCFTHTLLLGTAGSVLATATNWDEIEIQEETESGNSVTSKIRLPVQPSWYVQCLLFNLCQEVNRVGGHTLPKVTLQELLRTCMAEVLAAYEKLMEEKQEKKAGTFPVTQNRALQLLYDLRYLSIILMAKSEEAKTSRIKHDSRIEKVTDFLEGHIDPFDLDVFTPHFNSNLNRLVQRTSVLFGLLTGTENQYTSRSGALSSQELHNILPLASSQIRFGLLPLSMSSSRKSKSATRSTERVQVPPPALTQAEDEVSRPGSLFRQLVTEEEDTAAPSLFKLGWLSGMTK from the exons ATGGCGGCGGCCACATCGGCGCCGGCCGCGtcgcgggccgggccggccaTGGCGGCGCGGGGCACGGAGGCCGACGCGCTGTTCGAGGCGCACACGGCGGCCGAGCTGCGGGCGGTGGAGCGGCGGCTGCGGGCCGGCATCGAGCAGAAGCGGGAGGAGCTGCGGCAGATGGTGGGCGAGCGCTACCGCGACCTTATCGAAGCGGCCGACACCATCGCCGAGATGCGCCTCAGCGCCGAGCGCCTGCTGGGCGCCGTGCGGGGCCTGcagcggggcggcgcggcgcggcccggccccgcggcgccggTGAGGTGGGGGCGAGGagctgcggcggggcggggggcggccccggaGCCCCCCtcatcccctcctcccctccaggccccgccgccggctcgGGAGAGCTTCTACCGGGCGGCGGCgcagctgaagctgctgctggacgTGCCCGAGAGGGTGTGGGGGGCCGTGGAGGCCGGCCGGTacctgcccgccgcccgcctgcACCTGCTGGGCGCCCACCTCCGCCGCCAGCTGCAGCTCGACGCGCCCCGGGCCCGCGGCAGCCCGGTGCTGTCCCgcttccccatcctgctgcgGCAGGTGGCCACGGCCGGCCACCTCAG AACCACCATCCTGCAGGAGAGCAAGTCCCTGCTGAAGAACCAGACCGTGTCGGACCAGGCGGTGGCAGAAGCCCTGTGTGCCATCATGCTTCTGGAGGACAGCTCTCCGCGCCAGGCCCTTGCCGACTTCCTTCTGGCCAGGAAGCTGGCCATCCAGCAGCTTCTCAACCAGCCGCACCACG GTGCAGGTATAAAAGCTCAGGTGTGTTCGCTGATGGAGCTGCTAACAACTACCCTGTACCAGGCTCATGCTCTCTTCTACACCCTGCCTGAAGGGATGCTGCCAGatccagccctgccctgtggcTTGCTCTTCTCGACCCTGGAGAGCACCACaggccagcacccagcag AAAGAGGTGGGGttctggaggaggaggtgaagcTGAGCAGCTGGTTCAGGTACCTCCCCAACTCTGTGGTGGAGTTCCAGCCAGCCCTGCGGACCTTGGCACACCCCATCAGCCAGGACTATCTCAGAGACACGCTGCAGAAGTGGATTGCCAT GTGCAGCGATGACGTCAGGGCCGGGGTCAGCAACCTGCTCGTCTATGTGAAGAGCATGAAGGGCCTCGCTGGGATTCGCGATGCAGTGTGGGAGCTGCTCACGAGCGAGTCCATCAGCCAGAACTGGGAGGCAGTGTGCCGTCGCCTTTTGGACGAGCCTGCGTCCTTCTGGGAGGAcctgctgcagaagctgttcCTGGACAGGCTAGAG ACCCTGACCAAAGAAGGGTTTGACTCCATCTCGAGCAGCTCCAAACAGCTGCTCACCTTAGCCTTGCAGGAACTTGATGTCAAatccagcacctctgccctgAGCAAGCACATCCAGTTTGAACACAATGTGGCCCTGTTCCTGTGGTCGGAGAGCTCCAGCGACCTGCCTTCTGATGCTGCATGGGTCAACGTGGCAAACCGCGGCCAGTTTGTCAAGAGTGGCCTGTCCATGAAGGCCCAGGCACTCACGCCATGTGTGCAGAGCTTCTGCTCGGCTCTGGACTCAAAGCtgaaggccaggttggatgaCCTCCTGTCCTACCTTCCCACGGACTCCTCAGCTGCCAAGGAGGCTGCTCCCACAGTGCAGCCACACTCTGCCTTTGACCGCTACGCTGATGCTGGCACGGTGGAGGGGCTGCTCCGTGACCACTGCATCACCTGCATCCATCAGATACTGGGCTGCGTGCGTGAAGAGCTGCAGAGTGCTCAGAGCCtgctgggggggcaggcaggtgctcccAGCGATGCCAGACTCAATGCTGTCCTCTTCATGGCGAGACTCTGCCAGTCCCTGACGGAGCTCTGCCCTCATCTGAAGCAGTGTATCCTGGGCCAGTCGGGCAGCACAGACGTGGCGCTGAAGGAAACGCGCTCCACCaagaagctggggaaggggaaagccCAAGAAGTGACCCCTGTGCAGGCCAAGTGGCAGGGGGTGAAggcagagctcctgcagcagagccttTTTGCTTACCAGATCTGGAGCTCAGCTGTCACCAAA GGTCTGGTTCAGTGCTTTACCCACACGTTGCTGCTAGGCACAGCTGGCTCTGTCTTGGCCACAGCCACCAACTGGGATGAAATTGAAATTCAGGAGGAGACTGAGTCTGGAAACAGCGTAACGTCAAAGATCCGGCTGCCTGTGCAG CCATCCTGGTACGTCCAATGCCTCCTCTTCAACCTGTGCCAAGAGGTGAACCGGGTTGGTGGTCACACACTTCCAAAAGTCACCTTGCAGGAGTTGCTGAGGACCTGCATGGCAGAAGTGCTTGCTGCCTATGAAAAGCTTATggaagagaagcaggagaag aaagcaggcaccttccctgtgacgCAGAACAGAGCTCTGCAGTTACTCTATGATCTGCGGTACCTGAGTATCATCTTGATGGCAAAGAGCGAGGAAGCAAAAACCAGCAGGATCAAGCATGACTCCAG GATTGAGAAGGTGACCGACTTTCTGGAGGGACACATAGATCCATTTGACTTGGACGTTTTCACTCCACACTTTAACAGCAACCTTAACCGCCTGGTTCAGCGAACCTCT GTTCTCTTCGGCTTGCTGACCGGGACAGAGAACCAGTACACAAGCAGGAGCGGCGCTCTGAGCTCCCAGGAGCTCCACAACATCTTGCCGTTAGCATCCAGCCAGATCAG ATTTGGACTTCTGCCGCTGAGTATGTCGAGCTCACGAAAGAGCAAGTCTGCTACCAGGAGCACAGAAAGAGTTCAG GTTCCACCTCCTGCTCTCACACAAGCAGAAGATGAAGTATCACGCCCTGGCTCTTTATTCAGGCAGCTTGTAACAGAGGAGGAAGACACAGCTGCACCTTCTCTTTTCAAGCTGGGATGGCTTTCTGGTATGACCAAGtga